Proteins from one Oscillatoria nigro-viridis PCC 7112 genomic window:
- a CDS encoding NuoF family protein, producing the protein MDITELHEIAKQERDRRKPTQIRCCTAAGCLSSGSAAVRDGLEAAVQQTGMEAEVKVCSVGCMRFCGRGPLVEVDPSGTLYEQVTPDDAPSIIAALKGGTATATKGDPNHPFLTRQMPIVLENSGKIDPERIEEYIAAGGYEPLYQVLTEMTPTEVIEEVTKSGLRGRGGGGYPTGLKWATVAKMPPGQKYVICNADEGDPGAFMDRSVLESDPHRVLEGMAIAGYAIGADRGFIYIRAEYPLAIKHLQKAIQQAKKYELLGSQIFGSGFDFKVDIRIGAGAFVCGEETALMHSIQGERGIPRPRPPYPAESGLWGCPTLINNVETYANIAPIIRNGGDWYASIGTEKSKGTKVFALTGKIENTGLIEVPMGTTLRQIVEEMGGGVPDGGKVKGVQTGGPSGGCIPAEFFDTPVDYESLQKLGTMMGSGGMIVMDDETSMVEIAQFYMEFCRDESCGKCIPCRAGTVQLHALLNKIANRQATQKDLEQLEALCYMVKEMSLCGLGQTAPNPVLSTLKYFKQEYLDLLQSPVEHNGKVTVSQSL; encoded by the coding sequence ATGGATATCACAGAATTACATGAGATTGCGAAACAAGAACGCGATCGCCGCAAGCCAACTCAAATTCGGTGTTGCACAGCCGCAGGATGTCTGTCTTCTGGTTCTGCTGCAGTGAGAGATGGCTTGGAAGCTGCGGTTCAACAGACAGGAATGGAGGCAGAGGTAAAGGTTTGCAGTGTTGGATGTATGCGGTTTTGTGGGCGGGGGCCGTTGGTAGAAGTCGATCCCAGCGGTACGCTTTACGAACAGGTGACTCCAGACGATGCACCCTCCATCATCGCTGCACTGAAGGGAGGAACTGCTACCGCGACAAAGGGCGACCCGAACCATCCTTTCTTGACGCGCCAAATGCCGATCGTGTTGGAGAATAGCGGCAAGATCGACCCAGAGCGCATTGAAGAGTATATTGCAGCAGGCGGATACGAGCCGCTCTATCAAGTTCTCACGGAAATGACACCTACTGAGGTGATTGAAGAAGTCACCAAGAGTGGACTGCGCGGACGAGGTGGCGGCGGGTATCCCACCGGGTTGAAGTGGGCAACGGTGGCGAAGATGCCGCCGGGACAAAAATATGTGATTTGTAACGCGGACGAGGGCGATCCCGGTGCGTTCATGGATCGCAGCGTGTTGGAGAGCGATCCCCATCGCGTGCTGGAAGGAATGGCGATCGCAGGTTATGCAATTGGAGCCGATCGCGGGTTTATTTACATCCGCGCCGAGTATCCTCTCGCCATCAAACACCTGCAAAAAGCGATTCAGCAGGCAAAGAAATATGAATTGCTGGGCAGTCAAATCTTTGGTTCTGGGTTTGACTTCAAGGTTGATATCCGCATTGGGGCAGGTGCTTTCGTTTGCGGCGAAGAAACCGCATTGATGCACTCCATTCAAGGCGAACGAGGAATTCCCCGCCCCCGTCCACCCTATCCCGCTGAATCCGGGTTGTGGGGCTGTCCCACCCTGATTAACAACGTCGAAACCTATGCCAATATCGCGCCCATTATCCGTAACGGTGGAGACTGGTACGCCAGTATCGGCACGGAGAAAAGTAAGGGAACCAAAGTTTTTGCACTTACGGGCAAGATCGAGAACACGGGCTTAATTGAAGTCCCAATGGGAACCACCCTGCGTCAAATCGTAGAAGAAATGGGAGGTGGGGTTCCCGACGGTGGCAAGGTGAAAGGAGTGCAAACAGGAGGACCATCTGGAGGGTGTATTCCGGCTGAATTCTTTGATACCCCTGTGGACTACGAATCACTGCAAAAGCTGGGCACGATGATGGGTTCGGGCGGCATGATTGTCATGGATGACGAAACGAGCATGGTGGAGATTGCTCAGTTTTACATGGAATTCTGCCGGGATGAATCTTGTGGCAAATGTATCCCGTGCCGTGCGGGAACGGTTCAGCTTCATGCGCTGTTGAATAAAATCGCGAACCGTCAGGCGACGCAGAAAGACTTGGAACAGCTAGAAGCCCTCTGCTACATGGTTAAGGAAATGAGCCTCTGTGGGTTGGGTCAAACGGCTCCAAATCCTGTACTCAGCACGTTGAAATACTTCAAGCAGGAGTATTTAGATTTGCTGCAATCTCCAGTCGAACACAACGGCAAAGTCACCGTTTCGCAATCTTTGTGA
- the hoxU gene encoding bidirectional hydrogenase complex protein HoxU translates to MSVKTLKIDGIDVAIAEDASILQAAREAGVAIPTLCHLDGVSDIGACRLCMVEIAGTPKLFPACVTQVAEGMEVSTNSPKLQDYRRMVVELLFAEGNHVCAFCVANGNCELQDVAIEVGMDHARFPYRFPDRKVDNSHPLFSIDHNRCILCTRCVRVCDEIEGAHVWDVAQRGANCYIVSGMNQPWGAVDACTSCGKCVDACPTGSIFRKGETTGEKERDRNKLEFLVRAREKKEWTR, encoded by the coding sequence ATGTCAGTCAAAACGCTCAAAATTGATGGTATTGATGTAGCGATCGCAGAAGACGCAAGCATCCTACAAGCGGCAAGAGAGGCTGGAGTCGCCATTCCTACGCTATGTCATCTTGACGGTGTATCAGATATCGGAGCTTGCCGTCTGTGCATGGTAGAGATTGCTGGAACCCCTAAACTGTTTCCTGCGTGCGTCACTCAGGTGGCTGAGGGGATGGAGGTTTCTACCAACTCGCCCAAGCTGCAAGACTACCGCCGCATGGTTGTTGAGTTGCTGTTTGCCGAGGGCAATCATGTCTGCGCCTTTTGTGTGGCAAATGGTAATTGCGAGTTACAGGATGTTGCCATTGAAGTGGGGATGGATCATGCTCGCTTCCCGTATCGTTTCCCCGATCGCAAAGTCGATAATTCGCATCCGCTATTTAGTATAGACCACAACCGTTGCATCCTCTGTACTCGTTGCGTGCGCGTCTGCGATGAGATTGAGGGAGCGCATGTGTGGGATGTGGCACAACGGGGCGCGAATTGCTACATCGTGTCTGGAATGAATCAGCCTTGGGGTGCAGTGGATGCCTGTACTTCCTGCGGGAAGTGTGTCGATGCCTGTCCTACTGGATCGATTTTCCGTAAAGGCGAAACAACTGGCGAGAAAGAACGCGATCGCAACAAGCTGGAATTTTTGGTGAGGGCACGGGAGAAGAAGGAATGGACAAGATAA
- a CDS encoding NADH-quinone oxidoreductase subunit B family protein, translating into MDKIRFATVWLAGCSGCHMSFLDLDEWLIELAQHVDVVYSPVGSDVKEYPENVDVCLVEGGVANEDNLELIHEVRQRTKILISFGDCAVTANIPGMRNMLRGAEPVLKRAYIELADTGRQLPHEPGIVPELLDRVLPVHQVVPVDIYMPGCPPSADRIRATLEPLLKGEKPRMEGRDMIKFG; encoded by the coding sequence ATGGACAAGATAAGATTTGCCACCGTTTGGTTAGCAGGCTGTTCCGGGTGCCACATGTCGTTTTTGGATTTAGACGAGTGGTTAATTGAACTCGCTCAGCATGTGGATGTGGTTTATAGTCCCGTTGGATCGGACGTGAAGGAATATCCCGAAAACGTTGATGTTTGTCTGGTGGAGGGAGGCGTTGCCAACGAAGACAATCTGGAACTGATCCACGAAGTCCGACAACGCACCAAAATCCTAATTTCCTTTGGGGATTGCGCCGTGACGGCAAACATTCCTGGTATGCGAAATATGTTGAGGGGTGCTGAACCCGTTCTCAAACGGGCTTATATCGAATTGGCAGATACGGGGCGACAACTACCTCACGAGCCAGGAATTGTACCGGAATTGCTCGATCGCGTCTTGCCCGTGCATCAGGTTGTTCCAGTTGATATCTATATGCCCGGATGTCCGCCATCGGCCGATCGCATTCGAGCCACGCTTGAACCTCTGCTCAAAGGGGAAAAACCCCGCATGGAAGGGCGAGACATGATTAAGTTTGGGTAA
- a CDS encoding Ni/Fe hydrogenase subunit alpha, translated as MKTVVIDPVTRIEGHAKISIFLDEAGEVSDARFHVVEYRGFEKFCEGRPFTDMAGITARICGICPVSHLLASSKTGDKILAVKIPPAAEKLRRLMNLAQITQSHALSFFHLSSPDFLLGWDSDPAKRNVFGLIEANPDLARAGIRLRQFGQNIIELLGARKIHSAWTVPGGVRSPLSEEGRQWICDGLPESLATINLALGLFKNMIDGELKDEVNIFGEFPSLFMGLVGKNGEWEHYGGHLRFTDSQGTIIADNLSEDNYQEFLGEAVEKWSYLKFPYYQPLGYPDGIYRVGPLARLNVCNYIGTEAADRELNEFRDRAGGVATSSFIYHYARLIEILACLEKIQALMDDPDILSNRVRARGAVNQLEAIGVSEAPRGTLFHHYQVDENGLIQKVNLIIATGQNNLAMNKTVAQIAKQYIHGNSNGNEIPEGLLNRVEAGIRCFDPCLSCSTHAAGQMPLHVQLVAPDGTILNEISRG; from the coding sequence ATGAAGACTGTTGTTATCGATCCTGTTACACGCATTGAGGGACACGCTAAAATCTCAATTTTTCTGGATGAGGCGGGTGAAGTCTCAGATGCTCGGTTTCATGTCGTGGAATATCGGGGATTTGAAAAGTTTTGTGAAGGCAGACCTTTCACAGACATGGCAGGCATTACCGCTCGGATTTGCGGCATTTGTCCGGTGAGTCACTTGCTAGCATCCTCGAAGACTGGGGACAAAATTTTAGCCGTTAAAATTCCGCCTGCTGCCGAGAAACTGCGGCGATTGATGAACCTGGCACAGATTACTCAATCTCATGCACTTTCATTCTTTCATCTCAGTAGTCCCGATTTCTTGTTGGGCTGGGATAGCGATCCCGCAAAACGAAATGTGTTTGGGTTAATTGAAGCGAATCCCGATCTGGCAAGAGCTGGCATCCGGCTGCGGCAATTTGGACAAAATATCATCGAACTCTTGGGCGCACGCAAAATTCACTCGGCTTGGACGGTGCCGGGAGGGGTGCGATCGCCTCTTTCTGAGGAAGGCAGACAGTGGATTTGCGATGGCTTACCGGAATCATTGGCAACCATCAATCTGGCTTTGGGGCTATTCAAAAACATGATTGATGGTGAACTCAAAGATGAAGTGAACATCTTTGGTGAATTCCCTTCGCTGTTTATGGGACTTGTTGGCAAGAATGGCGAATGGGAACACTACGGCGGGCATCTCCGCTTTACTGATAGTCAAGGCACTATTATTGCTGACAACCTGAGCGAAGATAACTATCAGGAATTCTTAGGCGAAGCCGTTGAGAAATGGTCGTACCTGAAATTCCCTTACTACCAGCCACTAGGGTATCCCGATGGCATTTATCGAGTTGGTCCACTGGCTCGACTCAATGTGTGTAATTACATCGGTACAGAAGCCGCCGATCGGGAGTTAAATGAGTTTCGCGATCGGGCTGGTGGGGTTGCCACGTCTTCATTCATTTACCACTATGCTCGATTGATTGAAATCCTGGCCTGTTTGGAGAAAATCCAAGCCCTCATGGACGATCCAGATATCCTATCCAATCGAGTTCGCGCTCGCGGTGCGGTGAATCAACTGGAAGCGATCGGAGTTAGTGAAGCACCGCGCGGTACTCTGTTCCATCATTATCAGGTGGATGAAAATGGCTTGATTCAGAAGGTTAATCTCATCATTGCCACTGGACAAAACAACCTAGCAATGAATAAAACTGTTGCTCAAATCGCCAAGCAATATATTCACGGCAATAGCAACGGCAATGAAATTCCAGAAGGCTTGCTAAATCGTGTTGAAGCAGGAATTCGCTGCTTCGATCCTTGTTTATCGTGCTCCACCCATGCGGCGGGACAAATGCCTTTACACGTTCAACTGGTTGCACCCGATGGAACGATATTGAACGAGATTTCTAGAGGCTGA
- a CDS encoding hydrogenase maturation protease, producing the protein MNITDNEKISYLIIGYGNTIRGDDGAGYQIAEAVAQWNFDRVRSLAVHQLTPDLAEAIAQAKTVIFVDAVATLSEVKIEQLRPNYAASFTGHYADPRSILALTCTLYKAIPTAYQILIPAVNFSFDETLSPVTIKNVDLALVKIKQLVSQQSSRRMITYDRTL; encoded by the coding sequence TTGAATATTACTGACAACGAAAAAATTAGCTATCTCATCATTGGCTATGGCAACACGATTCGGGGTGACGATGGAGCCGGTTATCAGATTGCCGAAGCCGTCGCTCAGTGGAATTTTGATCGTGTGCGATCGCTTGCCGTACATCAACTTACACCAGACTTAGCTGAAGCGATCGCCCAGGCTAAAACCGTCATTTTTGTAGATGCGGTTGCTACACTATCAGAGGTCAAAATCGAACAACTCAGACCGAATTATGCAGCCAGCTTTACAGGACACTATGCCGATCCGCGATCGATACTAGCTCTAACTTGTACCCTGTATAAAGCTATTCCTACTGCTTACCAAATTTTGATTCCAGCCGTTAACTTTTCCTTTGATGAAACCCTTTCTCCCGTTACAATAAAAAACGTTGACTTGGCTTTAGTAAAGATTAAACAACTGGTTTCTCAACAGAGCAGCAGAAGGATGATCACTTACGATCGAACCCTTTGA
- the hypA gene encoding hydrogenase maturation nickel metallochaperone HypA has translation MHEVGIMQNTLDIALEYANREGAAQIHRMTLRIGQLSGVEPEALAFAFDVVTRGTIAERAQLSIDSIPAVCYCPNCQREFQPSDWIYECPECHQFCTEIRQGRELELTSLEVS, from the coding sequence ATGCACGAAGTTGGCATCATGCAAAACACACTAGATATTGCTCTGGAGTACGCGAACCGTGAGGGTGCAGCTCAAATTCACCGCATGACATTACGCATCGGTCAATTGTCGGGAGTGGAGCCAGAAGCATTAGCCTTTGCGTTTGATGTTGTGACACGGGGAACCATTGCCGAACGCGCCCAACTCAGCATTGATTCCATTCCAGCCGTTTGCTATTGCCCAAATTGCCAACGTGAATTTCAACCTTCTGATTGGATTTACGAGTGTCCTGAGTGTCATCAATTCTGCACAGAAATCCGTCAGGGTAGAGAACTCGAACTTACTTCGCTGGAGGTTTCTTAA
- the hypB gene encoding hydrogenase nickel incorporation protein HypB translates to MCQDCGCNQVGAVAIDGVTHHEHSHLHEYSHSHDRQHEHQHSHQDFTGNGTGNHHDLHERSHISHTLAIHESLLSKNDRLAERNRGYFQAKGVLALNILSSPGSGKTALIERMVQDLNSRVLTSLQHPLRIGVIVGDLETDNDAQRLRRAGAPAVQITTGNACHLEADMVSRAMQKLDLDALDVLIIENVGNLVCPASYDLGEAMRVVLLSVTEGEDKPLKYPTMFKTANVVLINKIDIAEAVGFDREQAIANIRRVAPQATLLEVSARTGQGMEAWYSYLGTAIQ, encoded by the coding sequence ATGTGTCAAGATTGTGGTTGCAACCAGGTTGGAGCAGTTGCGATTGATGGGGTTACACATCACGAACATTCCCACCTGCACGAATATTCTCATTCTCACGATCGCCAACATGAGCATCAACATTCTCACCAGGATTTCACGGGTAATGGAACAGGAAACCATCACGATCTGCACGAGCGATCGCACATTTCACACACCCTTGCCATTCACGAATCCCTGCTGTCGAAAAACGATCGCTTAGCAGAACGCAATCGAGGATATTTTCAGGCAAAAGGGGTGCTGGCACTCAACATTCTGTCCTCACCGGGTTCGGGGAAAACAGCACTGATTGAGCGCATGGTGCAGGATTTGAACAGTCGCGTACTGACATCCCTGCAACACCCTTTACGGATCGGTGTGATTGTGGGTGATTTAGAAACAGACAATGATGCTCAGCGCTTACGCCGTGCTGGTGCGCCCGCCGTACAAATCACCACGGGGAATGCGTGCCATCTAGAAGCAGATATGGTGTCACGGGCAATGCAGAAGCTCGATCTGGATGCTCTGGACGTGTTGATTATTGAAAATGTGGGTAACTTAGTCTGTCCGGCTAGCTATGACTTAGGCGAAGCGATGCGAGTTGTGTTGCTATCCGTGACAGAAGGAGAGGATAAACCTTTAAAGTATCCCACAATGTTCAAAACGGCAAATGTCGTTCTGATTAACAAAATCGACATTGCAGAAGCCGTGGGGTTCGACAGAGAACAGGCTATTGCTAACATTAGGCGCGTCGCACCCCAAGCAACCCTCTTGGAAGTTTCTGCTCGAACTGGACAGGGAATGGAAGCTTGGTATAGTTACCTGGGAACTGCCATTCAATAG
- the hypF gene encoding carbamoyltransferase HypF, with protein MLTTESKFIQNSTKRRLCLTVEGIVQGVGFRPFVYGLAKDVGVVGWVKNTDRGVSIDIEGTIEQLQIFQKRLQQEKPHHAFLQHIETQWMSLAGYTDFEIRPSDAAHSSIATPKSALILPDLATCRACLHEIYDPANRRYRYPFTNCTHCGPRFSILRSLPYDRPNTTMQRFQMCPECRAEYENPLDRRFHAQPNACPTCGPHLELWDRQGKTLATHDEALLQTANAIRQGKILAIKGLGGFHVVVDAGNETAVRTLRDRKRRPDKPLALMYPSLELIREHCQVSEEEEKLLLSSEAPIVLLQSKIHNFKSTIAPSVAPGNPYLGVMLPYTPLHHLLLSELGFPIVATSGNLSSEPICTDELDALNRLQNIADLFLVHDRPIARPVDDSIVRVVGEEPIVLHEHFKPHPSPPLTKGREQEQVSPLTKGGLRGVRSIRADRPIVLRRARGYAPFPITPPSKLTSHDSSVILAVGAHLKNTVALYLNHQILMSQHLGDLDNLSTIDRFQEAIHHLLNIYEVQPTAIATDAHPDYYSTQFANALIEVKAESKQATEQKRFPSALCPLPSAFPTSTAVIPVQHHYAHVLSCMVDNQLEPPVLGIAWDGTGYGLDGTIWGGEFLNILANGFERTAHLRSFPLPGGEQAVKEPRRCALGLLYECFGNRAFEMLELASVQAFSRQKLKVLQAMLQRELNTPKTSSAGRLFDAIAALLGLCQQASFEGQAAMQLEFAANGFKTDEAYPYELLCPAHSPMILDYSPMLNAILDDIHEQISQEIVAAKFHNTLIEGMVAIANRVGVEQIVLTGGCFQNRYLLERAIARLKTEGFSIYWHHRIPTNDGGIAAGQIMAALRTLQNQSGGE; from the coding sequence ATGCTGACGACAGAATCAAAATTTATACAAAACTCAACCAAACGTCGGCTGTGCTTGACTGTAGAAGGCATCGTGCAGGGAGTCGGCTTTCGCCCATTCGTTTACGGGTTGGCTAAAGACGTGGGAGTTGTGGGCTGGGTGAAAAATACCGATCGCGGAGTCTCGATCGACATTGAGGGTACTATCGAACAGCTTCAGATTTTTCAGAAACGCCTGCAGCAAGAAAAACCGCATCATGCCTTTTTGCAGCACATAGAAACTCAGTGGATGAGCCTCGCAGGATACACCGATTTTGAAATTCGTCCATCAGATGCGGCTCATTCCTCAATCGCAACTCCTAAATCTGCTCTGATTCTGCCCGATCTCGCAACCTGTCGGGCCTGTCTGCACGAAATTTACGATCCTGCCAACCGTCGCTATCGCTATCCCTTCACCAACTGTACGCACTGCGGCCCTCGTTTCAGCATCTTGCGATCGCTTCCCTACGATCGCCCCAACACCACGATGCAGCGATTTCAGATGTGTCCGGAGTGCCGTGCAGAGTACGAGAACCCTCTGGATCGACGCTTTCACGCTCAACCAAACGCTTGCCCGACTTGTGGCCCCCATTTAGAACTTTGGGATCGTCAAGGTAAGACGTTAGCAACCCACGATGAGGCACTGCTGCAAACGGCAAATGCTATTCGTCAGGGTAAAATTCTGGCAATTAAGGGATTAGGCGGATTTCATGTAGTTGTGGATGCTGGCAATGAGACAGCCGTGAGAACGCTCCGCGATCGCAAACGGCGGCCTGATAAGCCCCTCGCGTTAATGTATCCTTCGTTAGAGCTAATCCGCGAACACTGTCAGGTTTCCGAAGAGGAAGAAAAATTGCTGCTTTCTTCTGAAGCACCGATAGTTCTCCTTCAATCTAAAATCCACAATTTCAAATCTACAATTGCTCCCTCTGTTGCTCCCGGCAATCCCTATTTAGGCGTGATGCTACCCTACACGCCGTTGCATCATCTCTTGCTGTCAGAACTCGGTTTTCCGATTGTCGCGACGAGTGGAAATCTTTCTAGCGAACCGATTTGTACGGATGAATTAGATGCACTGAACCGATTACAGAATATTGCCGATTTGTTCTTAGTTCACGATCGCCCGATCGCCCGTCCTGTTGACGATTCCATCGTGCGGGTGGTTGGCGAGGAACCCATCGTTCTGCATGAACACTTTAAACCCCACCCCAGCCCTCCCCTTACTAAGGGGAGGGAGCAAGAGCAAGTTTCCCCCCTTACTAAGGGGGGATTAAGGGGGGTTAGATCGATTCGTGCAGATCGACCCATCGTTCTGCGTCGTGCCAGAGGCTATGCTCCCTTTCCAATTACACCACCATCGAAATTAACCTCTCATGATTCATCCGTCATCCTCGCTGTTGGCGCTCATCTAAAAAATACCGTTGCGCTGTATCTCAATCATCAAATTTTGATGAGCCAGCATCTCGGCGATCTCGATAATTTATCAACAATCGATCGTTTTCAAGAAGCGATTCACCATCTACTTAATATTTACGAGGTTCAGCCCACTGCGATCGCAACTGATGCCCATCCAGACTACTACTCGACTCAATTTGCCAATGCTTTGATTGAAGTGAAAGCAGAGAGCAAGCAGGCAACTGAACAGAAACGCTTTCCTTCTGCCCTCTGCCCTCTGCCCTCTGCCTTTCCTACTTCTACAGCCGTAATTCCAGTGCAGCATCACTATGCTCATGTCCTATCTTGCATGGTGGACAATCAACTCGAACCCCCCGTGTTGGGAATTGCCTGGGATGGAACGGGTTATGGCTTAGACGGGACGATTTGGGGGGGCGAGTTTCTCAACATCCTAGCTAACGGATTTGAACGAACGGCTCATCTGCGATCGTTCCCATTACCTGGAGGAGAACAGGCAGTCAAAGAACCTCGACGATGCGCTTTGGGATTGCTCTACGAATGCTTTGGAAATCGGGCGTTTGAAATGTTGGAGTTAGCGTCTGTGCAAGCTTTCTCGCGGCAAAAACTTAAAGTCTTACAGGCTATGTTGCAACGAGAATTGAATACTCCAAAAACGTCGAGTGCCGGACGCTTGTTTGATGCGATCGCTGCTTTGTTGGGGTTGTGTCAGCAAGCTAGTTTTGAAGGGCAAGCTGCGATGCAACTGGAGTTTGCGGCTAATGGCTTCAAGACGGATGAAGCTTATCCGTATGAATTGCTGTGTCCTGCACACTCTCCTATGATTCTCGATTATTCACCGATGCTCAATGCCATTCTCGATGACATTCACGAGCAGATTTCTCAAGAAATCGTGGCGGCAAAGTTTCACAACACGTTAATTGAGGGAATGGTGGCGATCGCCAACCGAGTCGGTGTTGAACAAATTGTGTTAACGGGCGGTTGTTTTCAAAATCGTTATTTACTAGAACGTGCGATCGCTCGACTCAAAACAGAAGGTTTTTCAATTTATTGGCATCACCGAATTCCAACCAATGACGGAGGCATTGCGGCTGGACAAATTATGGCTGCATTACGAACATTGCAAAATCAATCAGGAGGTGAGTGA
- a CDS encoding HypC/HybG/HupF family hydrogenase formation chaperone, translating into MCLAVPGKVIGIEDNSERNGNSSLWRTGKVSFGGIIKEVSLAYVPEVKIGDYVIVHVGFALSIVDPEEAEETLNYLSQFESEPSPINTGVGEIP; encoded by the coding sequence ATGTGCCTTGCTGTACCCGGTAAAGTGATCGGTATTGAGGACAATTCTGAGCGCAATGGAAACTCCTCGCTTTGGCGCACAGGTAAAGTTAGCTTTGGTGGCATTATCAAAGAAGTTAGCCTCGCCTATGTGCCAGAGGTGAAAATTGGTGATTACGTCATCGTACACGTGGGTTTTGCACTCAGTATTGTTGACCCCGAAGAAGCAGAAGAAACATTAAATTATTTGAGTCAGTTTGAATCTGAACCATCGCCAATTAATACAGGAGTTGGAGAAATACCCTAG